Proteins encoded by one window of Salvia splendens isolate huo1 chromosome 5, SspV2, whole genome shotgun sequence:
- the LOC121805035 gene encoding protein VTE6, chloroplastic-like, with protein MPAAASDSDLVLHVIRSIQSSPPTWQSSFLSNIFIFLLGSPLLVSGLSLSGIAAAFFLGTLTWRAFGSSGFLLVATYYLLGTAATKVKLAQKEAHGVAEKRRGRRGPSSVIGSSAAGCVCALLSIYGFEGGAFARLWELGFVASFCTKLNDTVSSEIGKAYAQTTYLVTTFKTVPRGTEGAISIEGTVAGLCASIFLASVGFLMAEINVTECIICVIASQIANVGESIIGASLQEKEGFKWLNNDVANIINISLGSSLAVLMQQQVLRNRTS; from the exons ATGCCGGCGGCAGCATCCGATTCTGATCTGGTTCTACACGTTATTCGATCGATCCAATCGTCTCCCCCCACCTGGCAATCCTCATTTCTCAGCAACATCTTCATCTTCCTTCTTGGCTCCCCGCTTCTCGTCTCCGGCCTCTCGCTCTCCGGCATTGCTGCCGCCTTCTTCCTTGGCACTCTCACATGGCGCGCTTTCGGCTCTTCCGGTTTCCTTCTCGTCGCCACTTACTACCTCCTT GGCACAGCAGCAACAAAAGTGAAGTTGGCGCAGAAGGAGGCGCATGGGGTTGCTGAGAAGAGGAGAGGAAGGAGGGGGCCGAGTAGTGTCATCGGATCAAGCGCTGCCGGCTGTGTCTGTGCTCTTCTCTCCATCTATGGATTCGAGGGAGGGGCGTTTGCTCGTCTCTGGGAGCTTGGCTTTGTGGCCAGTTTCTGCACTAAACTCAATGACACTGTTTCGAGTGAGATAGGGAAAGCTTATGCCCAAACGAC TTATTTGGTGACGACGTTTAAGACAGTCCCCAGGGGGACAGAAGGTGCCATTAGCATTGAGGGAACTGTTGCTGGACTTTGTGCTTCGATCTTTCTTGCTTCTGTTGGTTTTTTGATGGCTGAG ATAAATGTGACCGAATGCATCATATGCGTCATTGCTTCCCAGATTGCTAATGTAGGGGAGAGTATAATTGGTGCCTCACTTCAAGAGAAAGAAGGGTTTAAATGG CTCAACAATGACGTGGCCAACATCATCAACATATCACTGGGCAGCAGCTTGGCCGTCCTTATGCAGCAACAAGTGCTCCGGAATCGAACTTCATAA
- the LOC121804998 gene encoding 50S ribosomal protein L13, chloroplastic-like isoform X2, which produces MAMANNCASSSSLFISKPSNKPSPSSLVFSLAASTKPSLQSKRLFNFKICCQDKPAVIPAEQQWMFDDLTGPDVWNKTWYPKAKDHIPTSKTWYVVDASDKILGRLASTIAIHIRGKNLATYTPSVDMGAHVIVLGRSLFAHLKVYTGPDHPHEAQQPKELPIRDDRITKQT; this is translated from the exons ATGGCAATGGCAAATAACTGCGCCAGTTCTTCTTCCCTTTTCATTTCCAAACCGTCTAACAAACCCTCACCCTCCTCCCTCGTCTTTTCACTCGCCGCTTCGACCAAACCTTCTCTCCAATCCAAGAGGCTTTTCAATTTCAAGATATGCTGCCAAGACAAACCCGCCGTTATACCGGCCGAGCAGCAGTGGATGTTTGACGATCTCACTGGCCCC GATGTGTGGAATAAAACATGGTATCCCAAGGCTAAAGACCATATTCCAACCAGCAAGACTTGGTACGTAGTGGATGCTAGCGACAAGATTCTTGGAAGACTAGCTTCGACCATAGCCATTCATATCAGGGGAAAGAATCTAGCTACTTATACTCCTAGTGTCGACATGGGAGCTCATGTTATAGTG CTTGGCAGATCACTGTTTGCCCATCTTAAGGTTTACACTGGTCCAGATCACCCTCATGAAGCTCAACAACCCAAGGAATTACCTATAAGGGACGACAGGATAACAAAGCAGACGTAG
- the LOC121804998 gene encoding 50S ribosomal protein L13, chloroplastic-like isoform X1, with product MAMANNCASSSSLFISKPSNKPSPSSLVFSLAASTKPSLQSKRLFNFKICCQDKPAVIPAEQQWMFDDLTGPDVWNKTWYPKAKDHIPTSKTWYVVDASDKILGRLASTIAIHIRGKNLATYTPSVDMGAHVIVVNAEKIAVSGKKRTQKLYRRHSGRPGGMTVETFDQLEKRVPERIIEHAERLFQELSSQADQLSSQ from the exons ATGGCAATGGCAAATAACTGCGCCAGTTCTTCTTCCCTTTTCATTTCCAAACCGTCTAACAAACCCTCACCCTCCTCCCTCGTCTTTTCACTCGCCGCTTCGACCAAACCTTCTCTCCAATCCAAGAGGCTTTTCAATTTCAAGATATGCTGCCAAGACAAACCCGCCGTTATACCGGCCGAGCAGCAGTGGATGTTTGACGATCTCACTGGCCCC GATGTGTGGAATAAAACATGGTATCCCAAGGCTAAAGACCATATTCCAACCAGCAAGACTTGGTACGTAGTGGATGCTAGCGACAAGATTCTTGGAAGACTAGCTTCGACCATAGCCATTCATATCAGGGGAAAGAATCTAGCTACTTATACTCCTAGTGTCGACATGGGAGCTCATGTTATAGTG GTGAACGCTGAGAAGATCGCTGTATCTGGAAAGAAGAGGACACAGAAACTCTACCGGAGGCACTCAGGAAGACCTGGTGGCATGACAGTGGAAACTTTCGATCAGCTTGAGAAGAGAGTTCCTGAAAGAATCATTGAGCATGCTGAAAGATTGTTTCAGGAACTCTCTTCTCAAGCTGATCAATTGAGTAGCCAATAA
- the LOC121805714 gene encoding uncharacterized protein LOC121805714: MMSVERSFEAWEEVQRHGQDLADKLAQGFTGLIHSHITPPSFVWPNPPTPKLEFPARSFMRNDFGLSVDQSTITGVTAIFDIGNRIGQAAADFGASFSGVVQQFFRQLPVPFRHEESAGVSLETDGHGQRANVGISLQEDLGSLAERFKDYGIPENGAAVVEGSTEDETKALKKLGRAQGTINVTSTYDSRTRNIESSLVARGDLWRVEASQGSSTSGSDNSSLFLVQLGPVLFVRDSTLLLPVHLSKQHLLWYGYDRKNGMHSLCPAVWSKHRRWLLMSMICLNPFTCSFMDVQFPNGQLTYVSGEGISTSAYLPLCGGLLQAQGQYPGEMKFSFSCKNKWGTRITPTWQWPDKSFALGLEQALAWKRSGLMVRPTVQLSLCPTFGGSFPGVHMEVTHSVKDEFNLSCGCALVHRPSAFASASVGRSKWNLNVGSAGVVVKVETPLDHFGNPSFSVQLNSGIEF, translated from the exons ATGATGTCTGTGGAGAGATCGTTTGAAGCGTGGGAGGAGGTGCAGCGGCACGGTCAGGACTTAGCCGATAAGCTTGCGCAGGGGTTTACAGGTTTGATTCACTCTCACATAACTCCGCCTTCGTTCGTCTGGCCGAATCCTCCCACACCGAAGCTGGAGTTTCCGGCGCGGAGTTTTATGAGGAATGACTTTGGCCTGTCCGTGGATCAGTCGACGATAACTGGCGTGACCGCTATTTTTGACATCGGCAACAGGATAGGGCAGGCGGCGGCTGATTTTGGGGCGAGTTTTAGTGGTGTGGTTCAGCAATTCTTCAGGCAGCTGCCGGTTCCGTTCCGGCATGAAGAGAGCGCTGGGGTTTCGTTGGAAACAGATGGTCATGGACAGAGGGCGAATGTTGGAATTTCGCTGCAGGAGGATTTAGGGTCTCTGGCTGAACGATTTAAGGATTATGGTATTCCTGAAAATGGTGCTGCGGTGGTGGAGGGTTCGACTGAGGACGAGACGAAGGCATTAAAAAAGTTGGGTCGAGCACAG GGTACTATCAATGTCACATCGACTTATGACAGTAGAACCAGAAATATAGAGAGCTCTCTGGTTGCCAGAGGAGATTTATGGCGAGTAGAGGCATCACAAGGTAGTTCAACGTCAGGCAGTGATAATTCTTCCCTTTTCCTCGTCCAGCTTGGGCCTGTACTTTTTGTCCGGGATTCCACTCTTCTTTTGCCTGTCCATTTGTCAAAGCAGCACCTTCTGTGGTATGGATATGATAGAAAG AATGGAATGCATTCACTTTGTCCAGCTGTATGGTCAAAGCATAGGAGGTGGCTGTTAATGTCAATGATCTGCCTCAACCCTTTCACTTGT TCTTTCATGGACGTGCAGTTTCCTAATGGCCAGTTAACCTATGTATCTGGTGAAGGTATATCAACCAGTGCATATCTGCCCCTCTGTGGTGGTCTACTTCAAGCACAAGGTCAATATCCAGGAGAGATGAAGTTTAGTTTCTCTTGCAAG AACAAGTGGGGAACACGCATAACACCTACATGGCAGTGGCCTGACAAATCATTTGCCTTAGGATTGGAGCAGGCATTGGCCTGGAAGAGATCTGGTCTCATGGTGAGACCAACAGTCCAATTAAG TTTATGCCCGACATTTGGTGGAAGTTTCCCTGGAGTACATATGGAAGTTACTCATTCTGTGAAGGATGAATTTAATCTTAGTTGTGGATGTGCCCTCGTGCATCGTCCTTCTGCTTTTGCATCAGCATCG GTTGGGAGGTCCAAGTGGAACTTAAACGTTGGAAGCGCAGGGGTAGTTGTGAAAGTTGAAACTCCTCTAGATCATTTTGGCAATCCTTCTTTCTCTGTTCAGTTAAACAGCGGAATCGAGTTTTAA